A genomic window from Melanotaenia boesemani isolate fMelBoe1 chromosome 15, fMelBoe1.pri, whole genome shotgun sequence includes:
- the LOC121654251 gene encoding uncharacterized protein LOC121654251 produces the protein MDDDDRTAATLKPDSAIERAIRNFVEVLSNAQSEVQGKTGTTPLRSHPPACLQTTHESTQRKVQRSSPSIFKRRQKRRKQLFPEPHPNIPAVRHIKLSFCLLPASTTKTPKNETRLLQAGLGRRTVGVADNADHEQITRVLHEEYPKMKTLTGGWLLYKAAGGNGQRNLSVVAQGSQGYTSKMLKMATSSGRHGLYIVPLQEEIDTTPLPLDAAEFSKMPKSLCESCGLSMPLQLFVSHVESCGQVSSQSKIEATKFQDSLEEGSLYPSGTFQVK, from the exons ATGGATGATGACGACAGAACAGCTGCGACTCTG AAACCGGACTCTGCTATAGAGAGAGCTATACGTAATTTTGTTGAAGTTCTGTCAAATGCCCAGTCAGAGGTCCAGGGTAAAACTGGAACTACACCTTTACGGAGTCATCCACCCGCCTGCCTGCAGACCACCCATGAGAGCACACAAAGGAAAGTACAAAG GTCATCTCCTTCAATCTTTAAGAGAAGACAGAAGAGAAGAAAGCAGCTTTTTCCAGAACCACATCCCAACATACCTGCTGTTCGCCACATAAAGCTCAGTTTCTGTCTTCTACCTGCTTCAACGACAAAAACTCCCAAGAATGAAACGCGGCTCCTTCAGGCGGGACTGGGAAGGCGGACAGTTGGCGTAGCTGACAATGCTGATCATGAGCAG ATCACAAGAGTTCTTCATGAGGAATATCCCAAAATGAAGACCCTAACTGGAGGATGGCTTTTGTATAAAGCTGCAG GTGGTAACGGACAGAGAAACTTGTCAGTGGTAGCTCAGGGATCACAGGGCTACACTTCTAAGATGCTGAAGATGGCCACCAGCAGTGGGAGGCACGGGCTTTACATCGTTCCTCTCCAAGAAGAAATTGATACTACACCTCTTCCTCTTGATGCTGCAGAGTTCAGCAAAATGCCAAAGTCCCTGTGCGAAAGCTGTGGATTGAGTATGCCTCTTCAGCTATTTGTTAGTCATGTGGAAAGCTGTGGACAGGTAAGTTCACAGAGCAAAATAGAGGCCACTAAGTTTCAGGATTCACTGGAGGAAGGGAGTTTGTATCCCAGTGGCACCTTCCAGgttaaataa
- the LOC121654248 gene encoding uncharacterized protein LOC121654248, producing the protein MDESASTSVTLTINPDKPGVVPSNNTGGSVDSLVDLGKRVLQQLQSRLERACEQQPLDLDHVDFLTTSTMTLITSLSPHVNFPQSVLDGLEELIALIQSEMDKRRPAGITNRISGEVGRPKLSISKDHLQDLMEMDLSVACISNILGVSVKTIHRRMREWGLSVKDTYSSLSDDELDSLVSTIKQESKNLGHRMVKGRLRALGYRVQWTRVWDSMHRVDSVGILDRTVNLGCVRRTHSVPGPLSLVHIHTNHKLNRYGIVMFGGVDAFSQKILYLKAANNNKASTALDFFLEAVKRYGCPSRVRGNRELENVDIARYMFDVRGCERGSFMFGKNVHNQRVEQLWRDVWGVVSNIYSDVLRGLEENRLLDTSNCINLFCAQYVFLPRIQRDLDACAEDWNNRLLQTEQNYTPNQLWETGRTGTPVSCPEKLDAGFVDADIADMEDAGVLIPELMSSLNRDELAMLSQLFDPMAPSSCFGADIYSYVVQYVENVESQHS; encoded by the exons ATGGATGAAAGCGCGAGTACGTCTGTGACTCTG ACTATAAACCCAGACAAACCCGGTGTAGTTCCTTCCAACAACACGGGCGGCTCCGTTGACTCCCTG GTTGATTTAGGAAAACGGGTCCTACAGCAATTGCAAAGCAGACTGGAGCGGGCCTGTGAGCAGCAGCCCTTGGACCTTGACCATGTGGATTTCCTCACCACCAGCACAATGACTCTAATCACCTCCCTTTCACCTCATGTGAACTTTCCACAATCG GTACTTGACGGTCTGGAGGAGCTTATCGCCCTCATCCAATCTGAAATGGATAAGAGAAGGCCAGCCGGTATAACCAACAGAATAAGTGGTGAAGTGGGGCGCCCCAAGCTGAGCATTTCTAAAGATCACCTTCAGGACCTAATGGAGATGGACCTTTCTGTGGCCTGTATTTCCAACATTCTCGGTGTGTCAGTGAAAACAATCCACCGTAGAATGAGAGAATGGGGCCTCTCAGTAAAAGATACCTACAGCTCGCTGTCCGATGATGAGCTTGACAGCTTGGTATCAACAATCAAACAAGAGTCAAAAAATCTGG GTCACAGAATGGTGAAGGGACGTCTGAGGGCACTGGGCTACAGGGTGCAGTGGACCCGGGTGTGGGACTCCATGCACCGTGTAGACAGTGTGGGAATACTGGACAGGACGGTAAATCTGGGTTGTGTTAGAAGGACGCACAGTGTTCCTGGTCCTCTGTCACTCGTACATATCCACACCAACCACAAGCTAAACAG ATACGGGATTGTGATGTTTGGTGGTGTTGATGCCTTTTCACAAAAG ATCCTGTACCTGAAAGCAgccaacaacaacaaggcaTCTACAGCGCTGGACTTCTTCCTTGAAGCTGTGAAGCGTTACGGCTGTCCATCTCG TGTGAGAGGAAACCGAGAACTGGAGAACGTGGACATTGCTCGATACATGTTTGATGTTCGAGGCTGTGAACGAGGAAGCTTCATGTTTGGAAAAAATGTGCACAACCAAAG GGTAGAGCAGCTGTGGCGTGATGTGTGGGGTGTGGTGTCAAACATCTACAGCGACGTCCTCCGTGGCCTTGAGGAGAACAGGCTGCTGGATACGTCAAACTGCATAAACCTCTTCTGTGCACAGTATGTCTTTTTACCACGCATCCAGAGAGATTTGGACGCATGTGCAGAAGACTGGAACAACCGTTTGCTACAGACTGAGCAGAACTACACCCCAAACCAGCTGTGGGAAACTGGGAGGACTGGGACTCCAGTCAGCTGTCCTGAAAAGCTTGAT GCCGGGTTTGTAGATGCAGACATAGCAGATATGGAGGATGCTGGCGTTCTCATCCCAGAGCTGATGTCGTCCCTGAACCGTGACGAGTTGGCGATGCTGAGCCAGCTTTTCGATCCCATGGCTCCCTCTTCTTGTTTTGGGGCTGATATTTACAGTTATGTTGTCCAGTATGTAGAAAATGTTGAATCACAACACTCCTAA